One genomic window of Ananas comosus cultivar F153 unplaced genomic scaffold, ASM154086v1, whole genome shotgun sequence includes the following:
- the LOC109706052 gene encoding uncharacterized protein LOC109706052 isoform X2, which produces MDPKALTRHLRRVEPLSAIVVVLLLLLVLVLAALLLFLFSPNSITSIHITSVEEREKPIAIWKAPRQVEWRPCEWWCNNEASSRLFMQFLPCCSSPNKEQWLHQNRLLWRPQSDET; this is translated from the exons ATGGATCCAAAAGCATTAACACGGCATCTTCGCCGCGTAGAACCTCTCTCCGCCAttgtcgtcgtcctcctcctcctcttggTTCTCGTTCTCGCtgctcttctcctcttcctcttctctcccaACTCCATTACCTCCAT TCACATTACTTccgtggaggagagggagaagccCATCGCCATTTGGAAAGCTCCCAGACAGGTAGAGTGGAGGCCCTGCGAGTGGTGGTGCAACAACGAAGCTTCGTCCC GATTATTTATGCAATTCCTCCCTTGCTGCAGCTCTCCCAATAAAGAACAATGGCTACATCAGAATCGACTGTTATGGCGGCCTCAATCAGATGAAACATGA
- the LOC109706052 gene encoding uncharacterized protein At1g04910-like isoform X3 has translation MDPKALTRHLRRVEPLSAIVVVLLLLLVLVLAALLLFLFSPNSITSIHITSVEEREKPIAIWKAPRQVEWRPCEWWCNNEASSPLPIKNNGYIRIDCYGGLNQMKHDVCTSL, from the exons ATGGATCCAAAAGCATTAACACGGCATCTTCGCCGCGTAGAACCTCTCTCCGCCAttgtcgtcgtcctcctcctcctcttggTTCTCGTTCTCGCtgctcttctcctcttcctcttctctcccaACTCCATTACCTCCAT TCACATTACTTccgtggaggagagggagaagccCATCGCCATTTGGAAAGCTCCCAGACAGGTAGAGTGGAGGCCCTGCGAGTGGTGGTGCAACAACGAAGCTTCGTCCC CTCTCCCAATAAAGAACAATGGCTACATCAGAATCGACTGTTATGGCGGCCTCAATCAGATGAAACATGATGTATGTACATCACTGTAG
- the LOC109706052 gene encoding uncharacterized protein LOC109706052 isoform X1 — MDPKALTRHLRRVEPLSAIVVVLLLLLVLVLAALLLFLFSPNSITSIHITSVEEREKPIAIWKAPRQVEWRPCEWWCNNEASSRKSLNPKWTNSCFLGLGFGPNFGTLQDTKDLRAEEPVLA; from the exons ATGGATCCAAAAGCATTAACACGGCATCTTCGCCGCGTAGAACCTCTCTCCGCCAttgtcgtcgtcctcctcctcctcttggTTCTCGTTCTCGCtgctcttctcctcttcctcttctctcccaACTCCATTACCTCCAT TCACATTACTTccgtggaggagagggagaagccCATCGCCATTTGGAAAGCTCCCAGACAGGTAGAGTGGAGGCCCTGCGAGTGGTGGTGCAACAACGAAGCTTCGTCCCGTAAGTCCCTGAACCCTAAATGGACCAATTCTTGCTTTttagggctagggtttggaCCCAATTTTGGAACTTTGCAGGATACCAAGGATCTACGTGCTGAGGAACCGGTTTTGGCATGA
- the LOC109706052 gene encoding uncharacterized protein LOC109706052 isoform X4 codes for MDPKALTRHLRRVEPLSAIVVVLLLLLVLVLAALLLFLFSPNSITSIHITSVEEREKPIAIWKAPRQVEWRPCEWWCNNEASSRYQGSTC; via the exons ATGGATCCAAAAGCATTAACACGGCATCTTCGCCGCGTAGAACCTCTCTCCGCCAttgtcgtcgtcctcctcctcctcttggTTCTCGTTCTCGCtgctcttctcctcttcctcttctctcccaACTCCATTACCTCCAT TCACATTACTTccgtggaggagagggagaagccCATCGCCATTTGGAAAGCTCCCAGACAGGTAGAGTGGAGGCCCTGCGAGTGGTGGTGCAACAACGAAGCTTCGTCCC GATACCAAGGATCTACGTGCTGA